One Amorphoplanes digitatis genomic window carries:
- a CDS encoding GGDEF domain-containing protein: protein MTTAPGPSGMPRRRLRTVRGGAALSTLVPLCVLPYLATTWSAGHRPAMLAVCVAMLLLAGVAVVFARVIERSGRRAGVQMAGIILNVLGFSALGLLGGGVRDTLGALLPLLIIFLAVGMPVRPFLVVATIAAAGYWATALVGGPDEYVYALIYTIHVAGISALTMRYSAAMVSLKRRLSDLSRIDPLTGSLNRRGFEERLTAELAEADRTGAGAVLLLVDLDGFKEINDRYGHQAGDDLLAWTGRTLADQLRTHDAVGRVGGDEFAAVLGGIDADGVPVVLERVRAALRDVADAGLGYACYPSEASTPEALRELADQRVYRDKAAHDRQVPAEAAVAGVRGDGARRQSATVSRHERRRRAITDSGRVGIFTSVIALFYITLFAAGQPHRWLMAGLLAGSCAVGLATWACSGWLARNLAVGKIMMVVGVVQFSLCMAVMGLNGGISGTLGFGMLTSMPLVALVTPQVGRTLLPLTTACYLATAVLVGVPTPWYVVSHLGGALIVSLAFAVRGRIAAAQRHRLRELSRVDSLTQCLNRRGFNERSVAELAHARRSHRDVSLLILDLDGFKEVNDSGGHAAGDELLCWVGSTLKERLHPHDVVGRLGGDEFVVLLASHAADETAAVVGDLATALAERIEVSIGASILGRHGADLDELYTHADAELYRQKLARGRGRSRRPSTQGEGEPAAEVPPGVGLVR, encoded by the coding sequence ATGACGACGGCGCCGGGGCCCAGCGGCATGCCGCGCCGCCGCCTGCGCACCGTCCGGGGCGGGGCGGCGCTCAGCACGCTCGTGCCGCTCTGCGTCCTGCCCTACCTCGCCACCACCTGGTCGGCCGGACACCGCCCCGCCATGCTGGCGGTCTGCGTGGCGATGCTGCTGCTCGCCGGCGTGGCCGTCGTCTTCGCTCGGGTCATCGAACGGTCGGGGCGCCGCGCCGGCGTCCAGATGGCCGGGATCATTCTCAACGTGCTCGGATTCTCCGCGCTCGGGCTGCTCGGCGGCGGGGTGCGGGACACCCTCGGCGCGCTGCTGCCGCTTCTGATCATCTTCCTGGCGGTCGGCATGCCGGTGCGGCCGTTCCTGGTCGTCGCGACGATCGCCGCGGCCGGATATTGGGCGACCGCGCTGGTCGGCGGCCCCGACGAGTACGTGTACGCGCTGATCTACACCATCCACGTCGCGGGCATCTCGGCGCTGACCATGCGGTACTCCGCGGCCATGGTGTCGCTGAAACGGCGCCTGAGCGACCTGTCGAGGATCGACCCGCTGACCGGCTCCCTCAACCGCCGCGGCTTCGAGGAGCGCCTGACGGCAGAGCTCGCCGAGGCGGACCGCACCGGCGCCGGCGCCGTGCTGCTCCTCGTCGACCTGGACGGATTCAAGGAGATCAACGACAGGTACGGCCACCAGGCCGGCGACGACCTGCTGGCGTGGACCGGCCGTACCCTCGCCGACCAGTTGCGCACCCACGACGCCGTGGGCCGGGTCGGCGGCGACGAGTTCGCCGCGGTGCTCGGCGGCATCGACGCCGACGGCGTGCCCGTGGTGCTCGAACGCGTGCGCGCCGCCCTGCGGGATGTCGCCGACGCCGGCCTCGGGTACGCCTGCTACCCGAGCGAGGCGAGCACCCCGGAGGCACTCCGGGAGCTCGCCGACCAGCGCGTCTACCGCGACAAGGCCGCACACGACCGGCAGGTGCCGGCGGAGGCGGCCGTCGCCGGCGTACGCGGCGACGGCGCGCGGCGCCAGTCTGCGACGGTCTCCCGGCACGAGCGCCGTCGTCGCGCGATCACCGACTCCGGGCGGGTCGGCATCTTCACCTCGGTCATCGCGCTCTTCTACATCACGCTGTTCGCCGCCGGTCAGCCGCACCGCTGGCTGATGGCCGGCCTGCTCGCGGGCTCCTGCGCCGTGGGGCTGGCCACCTGGGCGTGCTCGGGCTGGCTGGCCCGGAACCTTGCCGTCGGGAAGATCATGATGGTGGTCGGGGTGGTGCAGTTCAGCCTCTGCATGGCCGTGATGGGCCTCAACGGCGGCATCAGCGGGACCCTCGGCTTCGGCATGCTCACCTCGATGCCGCTCGTCGCCCTGGTCACCCCGCAGGTGGGCCGTACCCTGCTGCCCCTGACGACGGCCTGCTACCTGGCCACGGCCGTGCTGGTCGGCGTACCCACCCCGTGGTACGTCGTCTCACACCTCGGCGGCGCGCTGATCGTGTCCCTGGCCTTCGCCGTCCGGGGCCGCATCGCCGCCGCCCAGCGGCACCGCCTGCGCGAGCTCTCCCGGGTGGATTCCCTGACCCAGTGCCTCAACCGGCGCGGCTTCAACGAGCGCTCCGTCGCCGAGCTGGCGCACGCCCGGCGCTCCCACCGCGACGTGTCGCTGCTCATCCTCGACCTCGACGGGTTCAAGGAGGTCAACGACTCCGGCGGCCACGCGGCCGGCGACGAGCTGCTGTGCTGGGTCGGATCCACCCTCAAGGAACGGTTGCACCCGCACGACGTGGTGGGCCGCCTCGGCGGCGACGAGTTCGTCGTCCTGCTCGCCTCGCACGCCGCCGACGAGACCGCCGCCGTGGTCGGCGACCTCGCGACCGCGCTGGCGGAGCGCATCGAGGTCAGCATCGGCGCCAGCATCCTCGGCCGCCACGGCGCCGATCTCGACGAGCTGTACACCCACGCCGACGCGGAGCTGTACCGGCAGAAGCTGGCCAGGGGCCGGGGACGCAGCCGCCGTCCGTCCACCCAGGGTGAGGGTGAACCCGCGGCGGAGGTGCCGCCCGGGGTCGGGCTTGTTCGCTGA
- a CDS encoding DUF6891 domain-containing protein, with the protein MNEWAYNDRPDGFRPLPDRIAEPARGEIEDEIWSWIVRGQADAGEFLEYLEGDELREGVTDEELTAAYEKALDVRRAQQREWGVVRSNLTAAFAELNQLGVLAREDFTCCGTCAATEIHDERDESRHWHGYLWYHQQDTESLVASSDGSVYLGYGAFQPADFDKAAYDALSKKKQRSRYEADVERMLDDLVFPVLRRHGMHVEWDRDQATRILLTGANWYAPVA; encoded by the coding sequence GTGAATGAATGGGCCTACAACGACCGTCCTGACGGTTTCCGCCCCCTGCCCGACCGGATCGCCGAGCCCGCGCGCGGGGAGATCGAGGACGAGATCTGGTCCTGGATCGTGCGCGGACAGGCCGACGCCGGAGAGTTCCTGGAATACCTCGAAGGCGACGAGCTGCGCGAGGGCGTCACCGACGAGGAGCTCACGGCGGCGTACGAGAAGGCCCTCGACGTCCGGCGAGCCCAGCAGCGCGAGTGGGGTGTGGTGCGGAGCAACCTGACCGCCGCCTTCGCCGAGCTGAACCAGCTCGGCGTGCTGGCGAGGGAGGACTTCACCTGCTGCGGCACCTGCGCGGCCACCGAGATCCACGACGAGCGCGACGAGTCACGGCACTGGCACGGGTACCTCTGGTACCACCAGCAGGACACCGAGTCCCTGGTCGCCAGCTCCGACGGCTCGGTTTACCTCGGGTACGGCGCATTTCAGCCCGCGGACTTCGACAAGGCCGCCTACGACGCCCTGTCGAAGAAGAAGCAGCGGTCCCGGTACGAGGCCGACGTCGAGCGCATGCTGGACGACCTGGTCTTTCCGGTGCTCCGCCGCCACGGCATGCATGTCGAATGGGACCGGGACCAGGCCACCCGGATCCTGCTCACCGGCGCGAACTGGTACGCGCCCGTCGCCTGA
- a CDS encoding GntR family transcriptional regulator, with product MIVIDAASPMPPYEQLRAQLARQIQDRTLAVGTRLPTIRRLAADLGLAVNTVGRAYRELEEAGLIETHGRAGSFVSAAGEQSREQAHRAARDYAAVITSLGIHPTEAIQIVEAALGHAPTP from the coding sequence ATGATCGTCATCGACGCGGCCTCGCCGATGCCGCCGTACGAGCAGCTCCGCGCCCAGCTCGCGCGGCAGATCCAGGACCGCACCCTCGCCGTCGGCACACGATTGCCGACGATCCGCCGGCTCGCCGCCGACCTCGGCCTCGCCGTGAACACCGTCGGCCGCGCCTACCGCGAACTGGAGGAGGCGGGCCTGATCGAGACCCACGGCCGCGCCGGCTCATTCGTCTCAGCCGCCGGCGAACAATCCCGCGAACAGGCCCACCGCGCCGCCCGCGACTACGCTGCCGTCATCACCAGCCTCGGCATCCACCCCACCGAAGCAATCCAAATCGTCGAAGCAGCCCTGGGCCACGCCCCAACCCCATAA
- a CDS encoding YbaB/EbfC family nucleoid-associated protein: protein MFDDESASEALERIDDWERSIARRAEQAQALARRAAEMSATARSRDGLVEVTVGAEGQIARLHLDEQTRQQPAAATARQIMQTLRAARAQLIRQFDEVTAETVGADSETGRMLTAGLRRRLGDEAP from the coding sequence ATGTTCGACGATGAGTCGGCGAGCGAGGCGCTGGAGCGGATCGACGACTGGGAGCGATCTATTGCTCGCCGTGCCGAGCAGGCTCAGGCGCTCGCCCGGCGAGCAGCGGAGATGTCGGCCACGGCACGCAGCCGGGACGGGCTGGTCGAGGTCACCGTCGGCGCCGAGGGCCAGATCGCGCGCTTGCACCTGGACGAGCAGACCCGGCAGCAGCCGGCGGCGGCCACCGCGAGGCAGATCATGCAGACGCTGCGGGCGGCCCGGGCACAACTGATCCGTCAGTTCGACGAGGTGACGGCCGAAACGGTGGGCGCGGACAGCGAAACCGGCCGGATGCTGACGGCCGGGCTACGCCGCCGCCTCGGTGACGAGGCTCCATGA